A window of Sulfurimonas gotlandica GD1 contains these coding sequences:
- a CDS encoding motility associated factor glycosyltransferase family protein has translation MESIENQAISNYEKNMEYFSKEKKTLFNTINVFNHALENGDYTAQYDLEYINGYFDVKLIKSSNFLYARNSNDFSKELAKLVDFKKNTYTFEGFPVYNFSEEKLQNLDDMNSGLEGIYPLMTYYLENTKRDDEMKRIEKFIFVGTGLGFHIPLINDKIDADEYLFIEDDLELFRLSLFTTQYYKLAETSFLFFSVADDENLFLNTMKRFLHDTFFYNRFLKYSYFSAHSDDKIKQIQNALMAQSFASFPYKTELKKFTKPFELISDEYNILNLNNHYEDSIFNKKPVLIITAGPSFKKNIEWLKQNHTKFLVIAVSATLKRLYEHNIVPDILTHIDGFEDSMSHYDGVPVEEYLKNTTVILGPFALKKLRNMFPKENVFSYEENTEYFENHGFLITPCVGSFSLVISLIFNSQNVYLLGLDLALDQETGSSHADNDHVFYEESDMEKKDLLIDTMSLLKNVFPVKGNLRDVVYTTSILHLSVQSLYLTIKNVKRDDQNLYNLNDGAQINQAIPTPIEDVDTAIFESIDKSDLHNAIQNTLLSHSSNKLSEDDIISLKKRLEETRVIKKDIESYIKNVRHNNSNSFQYDLLGIVSDIIDKNGRETHNLAHVYQTYFKYIVPIVMDLFNTKGIKNEKRHIKKLDKLIQKELLLIVNTYEKAIVDFLEEKY, from the coding sequence ATGGAATCTATAGAGAACCAGGCTATTTCGAACTATGAGAAGAATATGGAGTATTTTTCAAAGGAGAAAAAAACTCTTTTTAATACTATCAATGTATTTAATCATGCTTTAGAAAACGGTGACTATACAGCACAATATGATCTAGAATATATAAACGGTTACTTTGATGTAAAACTTATAAAGAGTTCAAATTTTCTATATGCTAGAAACAGTAATGATTTCTCAAAAGAGTTAGCTAAACTTGTAGATTTTAAGAAAAACACATATACTTTTGAAGGTTTCCCAGTATACAATTTTTCTGAAGAAAAACTCCAAAACCTGGATGATATGAACAGTGGATTAGAAGGCATCTACCCTCTTATGACTTACTATCTTGAAAATACAAAAAGAGATGATGAGATGAAGAGAATAGAAAAATTTATCTTTGTCGGTACTGGACTTGGTTTTCATATTCCACTTATAAATGATAAAATAGATGCTGATGAATATCTGTTTATCGAGGATGATTTAGAGCTTTTTAGACTCTCATTATTTACAACTCAGTACTACAAACTTGCAGAAACCAGCTTCCTATTTTTTAGTGTGGCTGATGATGAAAATCTTTTTCTAAATACCATGAAAAGGTTTTTACATGACACTTTCTTTTATAATCGCTTTTTAAAATACTCATACTTTAGTGCACATTCAGATGATAAAATAAAACAGATTCAAAATGCACTAATGGCTCAGTCTTTTGCTTCCTTTCCATATAAAACAGAGTTAAAAAAATTCACTAAACCATTTGAATTGATTAGTGATGAATACAATATTTTAAACTTGAATAATCATTATGAAGATTCTATCTTTAATAAAAAACCTGTTCTCATTATAACCGCTGGTCCATCTTTTAAAAAAAATATAGAATGGCTAAAACAAAATCATACCAAGTTTCTTGTAATAGCAGTATCTGCAACTTTAAAAAGGTTATATGAGCATAATATAGTTCCTGATATTCTAACTCATATTGATGGGTTTGAAGATTCTATGTCTCACTATGACGGTGTTCCTGTAGAAGAATATTTAAAAAACACTACAGTTATACTTGGACCATTTGCTCTAAAAAAACTGCGTAATATGTTTCCAAAAGAAAATGTATTTTCGTATGAAGAAAATACAGAATACTTTGAAAACCATGGTTTTTTAATAACACCTTGTGTCGGCTCATTCTCTCTGGTTATATCACTAATATTTAATTCTCAAAATGTATATTTACTTGGTCTTGACTTAGCACTAGATCAAGAAACTGGGTCATCACATGCAGATAATGACCATGTCTTCTATGAAGAGAGTGACATGGAGAAAAAAGACCTATTAATAGATACTATGTCACTTTTAAAAAATGTGTTTCCTGTTAAAGGCAACCTTAGAGATGTTGTATATACTACTTCTATCCTTCACCTATCAGTACAGTCTTTATACTTAACGATTAAGAATGTAAAAAGAGATGATCAGAATCTATATAACTTAAATGACGGAGCACAAATTAACCAAGCTATACCTACTCCTATTGAAGATGTAGACACAGCTATATTTGAAAGTATAGATAAATCAGATCTTCACAACGCTATCCAAAATACACTACTTAGTCATTCCAGCAATAAGTTAAGTGAAGATGACATCATATCTCTCAAAAAACGACTTGAAGAGACTAGAGTTATCAAAAAAGATATTGAGTCATACATAAAAAATGTCCGCCATAATAATTCAAATAGTTTTCAATATGATCTTTTAGGAATAGTATCTGATATCATAGATAAAAATGGGCGTGAAACACATAACCTTGCTCATGTTTATCAAACTTACTTTAAGTATATAGTACCCATCGTAATGGATCTGTTTAACACAAAAGGCATAAAAAATGAAAAAAGACACATTAAAAAATTAGATAAACTGATTCAAAAAGAGTTACTCTTAATTGTAAATACATATGAAAAGGCTATAGTAGATTTTTTAGAAGAGAAATATTAG